Below is a window of Sulfitobacter sp. SK012 DNA.
ATGGCCACCTAACCGGGGCCAGCTGTGTGTCTTCTAATACGACATTGCGTGCCATCCGTCGTTCGCCTGAACTGTAGACGCCGGGCGGGATGGCAGGGCCGGGCGGCGCCGAGAGCAATTCTGCGCCGTCCACGCCCGGCAGCGTCCCCGCGTCAGAAAGAACTCCGTAACCGTCAAGCACCCGCTGGGGCGTCCATGTCGTGCCCTCAAGGCTTTGTGCATCTGCACTTGCCGCGGCTGAAGAAACGGCAAGCCGTTCCATCATTTCAACAAAAAGCCCCGAGAGGGGCAAGGTGGACCATTCCGCCGTGGCGGTAACATGGAAAAGCACGACTTGGCCCTGACCGATGGGTTTGCGGGTAACCAACGGTGTGCCGTCACTGAGTGCCGCAATCACGCGATCGGCCAGCGTTGGGTCCGGTTGGGCAACAACTTGGGCGGTGACCACGACGTCATCGGGGATCGCTAAACCCGAAAAGGGCGAGGCGTTTGAGAAGGGAGCCAGCCCCTTGGGCTCTCCCCAACTCATGGCTCCACCGACGCTCCGGCCTCCGGCGCGCAAACGAACAGGCATCAAGGGGGCCTCATCAATGCGGCTGATGTCACTGGCCGCGACCCTCGGACCCGCGAAACGTATCAACATTCCGCCTTCTTCGATCCACGCGGCAAGTGGTTCTGCTTCGGCGGCTGACAAAGTAGCGACGTCGGCAAGTACGATAACATCTGGATTGGCGGGGAGCACATCACTGAGTGACCCGTCGATCAGGTCGGCCGTAGGTGCAAGAGCCTGCTCAATGTAATGCAGTGGCGACAAAAGTTGCAGCCCTTCGCGGTCCTCGCGCGCGGAAATCAGCGCGACCTCGCGGCGGCGCAGCCCGTCATCGGAAAGAGTTGTGGCCCCGGCAGAGCGTTGTCCGGCAATATCAAACCGGGTGATCCGTGCGCGTAACTCGGAAGGGAGCGCCAGCGCGGTTTCGGCCTCGGTCGCACCTTCGTCAAATGTTGCGGTCGCTGAGGCAAGGATGCGCGCGTTGCCAGCAGGATCGCGGCCTTGCGCCTGAATGACAATCTCTCGAGCTGGGCCTGCTGAAGTGCGTAGTGCGCGCAATTGAACTGCCCCGTCCTCGTAACGTGCAGGCGCAATCGCAAGCACATTGGCCGCCGTCTGGTACGCTTCGACGGATCCGCGGGCTTGAAGGGTTGCGAGCAATTCATCGCGCCCGTCAAAGGCCAGCGTATCACTGAACCAAAGTGTGTCGAAATCGCCACTGTCGGCCAAGGCCTCCTGCGCCCGCTCCAGCATCTTAGGGCGGGGCTGCCACGGTGCGGGTGCAAGACCGGCAAGGCGCGTGCGCCAAACATCTGCAGACTGGAACACTGGTGCCTCAGGCTTGGTCAGCGTCAGGAACCCAACGGTGCGTCCTAGACGGCTGGCGCGGGTGAGTTGGGCATCGATCGTTTCCATCTGTTGGGGCCAACGAGTGGCACCTGCCCATGAACCATCTAAGACAAACAGCAACGGACCAGAGCCATCAGCCTGATCGGCCTCTGGGTTCAGCACCGGGCCCGCAAGCCCCAAAATAATCGCGGCGACTGCCAGCATGCGGAGCAAAAGCAACCACCACGGTGTGCGGTCCGATACGCTTTCGTCGTCCTTGAGACCTAACAGCAACGCCACCCCGGGAAATCGCTGACGGATGGGTGCAGGCGGAACAGCCCGAAGGATCAACCAAAGGATTGGCAGCGCAAACAAGGCGAGTAAAAGCCAGGGTGCGGTAAACCCAATGCCGCCTAGGATCATCATGCTGCCACCCCCGCGCGCGCATCTAGTGCACCATAAAGCCACAACAGACCCGATTGTGCGGAGCTGTCTGTATGATGCAATCCATAGCGCCAACCGGTGAGCGCGCACAGCGCTTGCAATTCTGCCTTGCGCTCAGAAAGGCGTTCCAAATAGCGGTCGCGCAAATCGTTTGCTTTCAGCGTTTCATGGCTGATCGTGCCGCCCACGCTTTCAAAAATTGTGCGGCCCGCGAAGGGAAATGCTTCTTCCGTCGGGTCAAGCACGTGACATAAAATACCACGAACACCGCGGTCTGCGGCCTTGGTCAGCGCCATTTGGACGGCAGAGATATCGCCCATGAAATCTGAGATAAATACTGCGCGGGCATGGGGAATCATCGCGCGGTGTTCCGGCGGGGCATAATCCGTTGGGTCATCGTTGCAAAAAAGATCGGCCAGACGCAGGATCTGCGCGCGACCTGACCGCGGTGGTAAATCGGTGCCAGTCAGCCCAACGCGTTCGCCGCCCTTGTTCAAAAGGATCGCAAGGGCCAAGCCCAAGAGCCGTGCCCGATCTGCTTTTTGTGGCAACGTGGGGTCGGAAGTAAAACGCATGGACGCGCCCTGATCCACCCAAAGCATGACCGATTGCGCGATTTGCCATTCGCGTTCACGTACAAATTCCGTGTCGCCCATGGCAGAGCGACGGTGGTCTATTGACCGGCGGCTGTCGCCTACTTGGGCAGGGCGGTATTGCCAAAAATCGTCGCCCATCCCCGCACGCCGTCTGCCGTGTTCTCCCAAAAGAACGGCACCGGCCAGATGGTCCGCACGTGCCAACAGCGCGGGCAACCGAGCGGCCTGCGCCTCAGAATCAGCGCGAAGGGATTTAGGGTTGATCACGCGGCAGCCTTAGACCCGGACAGATTGGCCGCTGTGCTATCGATCAGGCCTTGCAGGCTGTCGCCCCGTGCACGCGCGGCAAAGTTTAGCGCCATTCGGTGGCTTAGGACTGGCCGCGCCATGTCGATGACATCTTCGGCCGATGGGGCCAAGCGACCATCTAGCAGGGCGCGCGCGCGCACCGCCAGCATCAACGCTTGCGCCGCGCGGGGGCCTGGACCCCAAGCAACTGTCTCGCGGACTTGGGCAGATGCGTCAGGTTCATCGGGGCGGAAGGCGCGCACCAGATCCAGTATCATCTCAACCACGGAATCGCCAACCGGCATACGCCGGAGCAGACGCTGGGCATCCAACAGCTCGCCAGTGGTAAAGACGGCGACAGATTGTGCCTCGGCCTCGCCGGTTGTAGCGATCAAAATGTCACGCTCGGTGTCACGGTCGGGATAGGGCACGTCGATTTGCACCAAGAAGCGGTCCAACTGTGCTTCGGGCAGGGGGTAGGTGCCTTCTTGTTCGATCGGGTTCTGCGTAGCCAATACGTGAAACGGCACACCCAAAGCCCGGTTTTGTCCCGCAACGGTGACGGTCTTTTCCTGCATCGCTTGCAGCAGCGCAGATTGG
It encodes the following:
- a CDS encoding AAA family ATPase; translated protein: MTQADDMIAQIEALGEKLAEAKQSITARFIGQERVVDLTLTALLCGGHGLLIGLPGLGKTRLVETLSTVMGLDGKRVQFTPDLMPADIVGSEVLDTAADGTRAFRFVEGPVFCQLLMADEINRASPRTQSALLQAMQEKTVTVAGQNRALGVPFHVLATQNPIEQEGTYPLPEAQLDRFLVQIDVPYPDRDTERDILIATTGEAEAQSVAVFTTGELLDAQRLLRRMPVGDSVVEMILDLVRAFRPDEPDASAQVRETVAWGPGPRAAQALMLAVRARALLDGRLAPSAEDVIDMARPVLSHRMALNFAARARGDSLQGLIDSTAANLSGSKAAA
- a CDS encoding DUF4159 domain-containing protein, with protein sequence MMILGGIGFTAPWLLLALFALPILWLILRAVPPAPIRQRFPGVALLLGLKDDESVSDRTPWWLLLLRMLAVAAIILGLAGPVLNPEADQADGSGPLLFVLDGSWAGATRWPQQMETIDAQLTRASRLGRTVGFLTLTKPEAPVFQSADVWRTRLAGLAPAPWQPRPKMLERAQEALADSGDFDTLWFSDTLAFDGRDELLATLQARGSVEAYQTAANVLAIAPARYEDGAVQLRALRTSAGPAREIVIQAQGRDPAGNARILASATATFDEGATEAETALALPSELRARITRFDIAGQRSAGATTLSDDGLRRREVALISAREDREGLQLLSPLHYIEQALAPTADLIDGSLSDVLPANPDVIVLADVATLSAAEAEPLAAWIEEGGMLIRFAGPRVAASDISRIDEAPLMPVRLRAGGRSVGGAMSWGEPKGLAPFSNASPFSGLAIPDDVVVTAQVVAQPDPTLADRVIAALSDGTPLVTRKPIGQGQVVLFHVTATAEWSTLPLSGLFVEMMERLAVSSAAASADAQSLEGTTWTPQRVLDGYGVLSDAGTLPGVDGAELLSAPPGPAIPPGVYSSGERRMARNVVLEDTQLAPVRWPSDVPVRGLAVAPEQPVAGWLLSLSILLLLADVVASLSLSGRLLKRSNAVATITLVLLTQPQTGEAQVSEEEEFAINSTSELVLAHVLTGDEELDRIAQAGLTGLSDTLFFRTSIEPATPLAVNLETDELAFFPILYWPVTPSQPRPSDEAYAKLNDYLRSGGLILFDTRDADIAKFGASSPNGRKLRDLAAPLDIPALEPLPSDHVLTRTFYLLQDFPGRHNSRDVWVEAAPPNAQQIEGMPFRNLNDGVTPVVIGGNDWASAWAVNRDGGPMLPVGRGYTGERQREIAFRFGVNLVMHVLTGNYKSDQVHVPALLDRLGQ
- a CDS encoding DUF58 domain-containing protein is translated as MINPKSLRADSEAQAARLPALLARADHLAGAVLLGEHGRRRAGMGDDFWQYRPAQVGDSRRSIDHRRSAMGDTEFVREREWQIAQSVMLWVDQGASMRFTSDPTLPQKADRARLLGLALAILLNKGGERVGLTGTDLPPRSGRAQILRLADLFCNDDPTDYAPPEHRAMIPHARAVFISDFMGDISAVQMALTKAADRGVRGILCHVLDPTEEAFPFAGRTIFESVGGTISHETLKANDLRDRYLERLSERKAELQALCALTGWRYGLHHTDSSAQSGLLWLYGALDARAGVAA